The Caballeronia sp. SL2Y3 genome includes a window with the following:
- a CDS encoding YhaN family protein — protein MRISQLDLIRFGKFTDHAVEFPRAEHDFHFVVGPNEAGKSTIKTAISELLFGMPHSSSLAFLHPQSDLRLGAKLEKDGAALRFHRTKSRKSPLTTPNGNPLAADALAPFLGTADKSFFEQMYCLDHTALIRGGQSILDASSDVGQVLFQSAAGIASLGEVRQRLADEADSLWAKRKSGERAYYVALKHYEEATAELKAASVRTAQWRRAHGAVEEAQERSREQEARRAELEVMRAKLERIRRAAPYLNVWRAKSAELGALGDTADLPANAEATLQNALTRLASAQTAHDLHIRDVEQLQKDLSEIRIDQALLAVEADIRALEGTRHQCANHANEIARLEHEVAVRVRQIAQDCAQLGWPQDEASARQSLPGPLVLQTVSSLMLDRGELELAASNAERAAQESAEHIAALQTRLAALSDCDVAPGLRMALRAAQKSRDTATTQRRLDDARREADHALQAALASLGKWTLPLPELRAMTLPAAERIAMLRDERQALASRLAMAGDRLKEAQDALHATQTELGDFVQTHDVVTAADVREARDARNAAWHAIRAGETPLAAAAPRFETAMHAADGLADRQIGSVGQATQLVALKRRVAAEQETVARREQAARDAATALAEFDAAWAALAAQSQIADMALDDAPSWLARRDQALAAWQTLDRCTEELARESADAQARRAELARQLAQAGVAADASADLDALCDIAERHISTIDEAAVTRRHVSEQLDAARAESIARQRAAKTARESFEQWQRDWSAAVGRAGLAIAAESQAAAETAIGIVKKIGDQLAQVDAIRSQQIEPMRASLAAFQADAARLATHIDRELAALEASGISAELSSRLESACVARGEAERIRKELATANEQASAAKAALDEARATLRPLYELAGVDTPELLAARIAESQRKRDLTAAVNEARDAFIKGGDGLALDALIAEVDGADIADVQAQLSLTSSALNESVKVSTALAAELDAAERELKAISGEANAARAEAKRQEALAAMADAAERFIKVETASTLLKWAIDRYRERRQGPMLSRASAIFAELTLGAFSRLVVDYDRQPMALAAVRATNGAHVEIGGMSEGTRDQLFLALRLAALEEHGEKASALPFVADDLFINFDDGRARAGLRVLAHIARRTQVIFLSHHDHLVGMVREVFGPQVNVRYMG, from the coding sequence ATGCGCATCAGTCAGCTCGATCTCATCCGCTTCGGCAAATTCACGGATCACGCCGTCGAATTTCCGCGGGCGGAGCACGATTTCCATTTCGTCGTCGGCCCGAACGAGGCGGGCAAGTCCACCATCAAGACGGCCATTTCCGAACTGCTTTTCGGCATGCCGCATAGCTCGTCGCTCGCGTTTTTGCATCCGCAAAGCGATCTGCGGCTCGGCGCGAAGCTGGAGAAAGACGGCGCGGCGCTCCGATTTCATCGCACAAAGAGCCGCAAGTCGCCGCTCACGACGCCGAACGGCAACCCGCTCGCCGCCGATGCGCTCGCGCCGTTTCTCGGCACCGCCGACAAGAGCTTCTTCGAGCAGATGTACTGCCTCGATCACACCGCGCTGATTCGCGGCGGCCAGAGCATTCTCGACGCATCGAGCGATGTCGGGCAGGTGCTGTTTCAGTCGGCGGCGGGCATCGCGAGTCTGGGAGAGGTGCGCCAGCGTCTCGCCGACGAAGCCGACAGTCTCTGGGCCAAGCGCAAGTCGGGCGAGCGGGCGTACTACGTCGCGCTGAAGCATTACGAAGAAGCCACCGCCGAACTGAAGGCGGCGAGCGTGCGGACGGCGCAGTGGCGCCGGGCGCACGGCGCGGTGGAGGAGGCGCAGGAGCGCAGCCGCGAGCAGGAAGCGCGTCGCGCGGAACTCGAAGTCATGCGCGCGAAGCTCGAACGCATCCGCCGCGCCGCGCCGTATCTCAACGTCTGGCGCGCGAAGTCGGCCGAACTCGGCGCACTCGGCGATACCGCCGATCTGCCCGCCAACGCCGAAGCGACGCTGCAAAACGCGCTCACGCGGCTGGCGTCGGCGCAGACCGCGCATGATCTGCACATTCGCGACGTCGAGCAGTTGCAGAAAGACTTGAGCGAGATTCGCATCGATCAGGCGCTGCTCGCGGTCGAAGCGGATATTCGCGCGCTCGAAGGGACGCGGCATCAATGCGCGAATCATGCGAACGAAATCGCGCGGCTCGAACACGAAGTCGCCGTGCGCGTGCGGCAGATCGCGCAGGACTGCGCGCAACTCGGCTGGCCGCAAGATGAAGCGAGCGCGCGGCAGTCGCTGCCCGGACCGCTCGTGCTTCAGACCGTGTCGAGTCTGATGCTCGATCGCGGCGAACTGGAACTCGCGGCCAGCAACGCCGAGCGCGCGGCGCAAGAGAGCGCGGAGCACATCGCGGCGTTGCAGACGCGGCTCGCCGCGCTGTCCGATTGCGACGTCGCGCCCGGCTTGCGCATGGCGCTGCGGGCCGCACAGAAGTCTCGCGATACCGCGACGACGCAGCGCCGCCTCGACGACGCCCGCCGCGAAGCCGACCACGCCTTGCAGGCGGCGCTCGCATCGCTCGGCAAGTGGACGCTGCCGCTGCCCGAATTGCGCGCGATGACGCTGCCCGCCGCCGAGCGCATCGCGATGCTTCGCGACGAACGGCAGGCGCTGGCCTCGCGGCTCGCGATGGCCGGCGATCGGCTGAAGGAAGCGCAAGACGCGCTGCACGCGACGCAGACCGAACTGGGCGATTTCGTGCAGACGCACGATGTCGTGACGGCTGCCGATGTCCGCGAGGCACGCGATGCGCGCAACGCCGCGTGGCACGCCATCCGCGCGGGCGAGACGCCGCTCGCCGCAGCCGCGCCGCGCTTCGAAACCGCGATGCACGCCGCCGACGGGCTCGCGGATCGTCAGATCGGCTCCGTCGGGCAGGCAACGCAGCTCGTCGCGCTGAAGCGGCGCGTGGCGGCGGAACAGGAAACCGTCGCGCGTCGCGAGCAGGCCGCGCGCGATGCCGCGACGGCGCTCGCTGAATTCGACGCCGCGTGGGCCGCGCTGGCCGCTCAATCGCAAATCGCGGACATGGCGCTCGACGACGCGCCGTCCTGGCTCGCGCGCCGCGATCAGGCGCTTGCCGCATGGCAGACGCTCGACCGCTGCACGGAAGAACTCGCACGCGAATCCGCCGATGCACAAGCGCGCCGGGCCGAACTCGCGCGGCAACTCGCGCAGGCGGGCGTGGCTGCCGATGCATCCGCCGACCTCGACGCGCTATGCGACATCGCCGAGCGCCATATCAGCACCATCGACGAGGCAGCGGTCACGCGGCGCCACGTGAGCGAACAACTGGACGCGGCCCGCGCCGAGAGCATCGCGCGTCAACGCGCCGCGAAGACCGCGCGCGAGTCGTTCGAGCAGTGGCAGCGCGACTGGTCGGCGGCGGTCGGGCGCGCAGGGCTCGCAATCGCGGCGGAGTCGCAGGCGGCGGCGGAAACGGCCATCGGCATCGTGAAGAAAATCGGCGATCAACTCGCGCAAGTCGATGCCATCCGCTCGCAACAGATCGAACCGATGCGCGCGTCGCTTGCCGCGTTCCAAGCGGACGCGGCGCGGCTCGCCACGCACATCGACCGTGAGCTTGCCGCGCTCGAAGCAAGCGGCATTTCGGCGGAACTGTCGTCGCGGCTGGAGAGCGCGTGCGTGGCGCGCGGCGAAGCGGAGCGCATCCGCAAGGAATTGGCGACCGCCAACGAGCAAGCGAGCGCCGCGAAGGCTGCGCTCGACGAAGCGCGCGCGACTTTGCGCCCGCTCTACGAACTCGCGGGCGTGGATACGCCCGAACTGCTGGCCGCGCGCATCGCCGAGTCGCAACGAAAGCGCGACCTGACCGCCGCCGTGAACGAGGCGCGCGACGCGTTCATCAAAGGCGGCGACGGACTCGCGCTCGACGCGCTGATCGCGGAAGTGGACGGCGCGGACATCGCGGACGTGCAGGCGCAACTGTCGCTGACGAGCAGCGCGCTCAACGAATCGGTGAAAGTCTCGACCGCGCTGGCCGCCGAACTCGACGCGGCGGAACGTGAATTGAAGGCGATCTCGGGCGAAGCCAACGCGGCGCGCGCCGAGGCCAAGCGTCAGGAAGCGCTTGCCGCCATGGCCGACGCCGCCGAGCGCTTCATCAAGGTGGAGACGGCATCGACGCTGCTGAAGTGGGCCATCGACCGTTACCGCGAGCGCCGCCAGGGTCCGATGCTGTCGCGCGCGAGCGCCATCTTCGCGGAGCTGACGCTCGGGGCGTTCTCGCGGCTCGTCGTCGATTACGACCGCCAGCCGATGGCGCTCGCCGCCGTGCGCGCGACGAACGGCGCGCATGTCGAGATCGGCGGAATGAGCGAGGGCACGCGCGATCAGCTTTTTCTCGCGCTGCGGCTCGCGGCGCTGGAGGAACACGGCGAGAAGGCATCGGCGCTGCCGTTCGTCGCGGACGATCTGTTCATCAATTTCGACGATGGCCGCGCGCGCGCCGGCCTGCGCGTGCTGGCGCATATCGCCAGGCGCACACAGGTGATTTTTCTGAGCCACCACGATCATCTCGTCGGCATGGTGCGCGAAGTGTTCGGGCCGCAGGTCAACGTGAGATATATGGGCTGA
- a CDS encoding DNA repair exonuclease yields MRFIHAADIHLDSPLHGLSAYADAPADMLRNATREAFSKLVSVAIDEQVDFMVIAGDLYDGTWRDHNTGIFFCKEMGKLRRAGIPVYLLYGNHDAESEMTSQLQLPDNVHTFSTKKPQTYRIDALKVALHGHSFKDKAVTTNLVTAYPPPVDGYFNIGVLHTALEGAAMHASYAPCTVAELHAREYHYWALGHVHEFAIWQEASTIVFPGNLQGRTIRETGRRGAVLVSVSEAEEVSVERLFIDVLRWEAVNVDASGLDTLDEVARAAGRALEALVDAAERPVPHAVRVSITGATKAHGELFANEKQLRAEVLAQIAAISHDRLWLEKVKVATQPITRERTAADLADGGDALADLHALLIEAESDPEFLGMLKDRLITLATQAPSDLQKSVPKLDYVRDGDLAKLVSEARSGLIAQLADAE; encoded by the coding sequence ATGCGCTTCATTCACGCGGCCGATATTCATCTCGACAGCCCGCTGCACGGGCTCTCCGCCTACGCCGACGCGCCCGCCGACATGCTGCGCAACGCCACGCGCGAGGCGTTTTCGAAGCTCGTGTCGGTCGCCATCGACGAGCAAGTGGACTTCATGGTCATCGCGGGCGACCTGTACGACGGCACCTGGCGCGATCACAACACCGGCATCTTCTTCTGCAAGGAGATGGGCAAACTGCGGCGCGCGGGCATTCCGGTGTATCTGCTCTACGGCAATCACGACGCCGAGAGCGAAATGACGAGCCAGCTTCAGTTGCCGGACAACGTCCACACGTTTTCGACGAAGAAGCCGCAGACATATCGCATCGACGCGCTGAAGGTCGCGCTGCACGGCCACAGCTTCAAGGACAAGGCGGTGACGACGAATCTCGTGACCGCGTATCCGCCGCCTGTCGACGGCTATTTCAATATCGGCGTGCTGCATACGGCGCTCGAAGGCGCGGCGATGCACGCGAGCTACGCGCCGTGCACGGTCGCCGAACTGCATGCGCGCGAGTATCACTACTGGGCACTCGGCCACGTGCATGAATTCGCGATCTGGCAGGAAGCATCGACGATCGTATTTCCGGGCAACTTGCAGGGGCGCACCATTCGCGAGACGGGCCGGCGCGGCGCGGTGCTCGTCAGCGTGTCCGAGGCGGAGGAGGTCAGCGTCGAGCGGCTGTTCATCGACGTATTGCGCTGGGAAGCCGTGAATGTCGATGCTTCCGGCCTCGACACGCTCGATGAAGTCGCGCGCGCGGCCGGCCGTGCGCTGGAGGCGCTGGTGGATGCCGCCGAGCGCCCGGTGCCGCATGCGGTGCGCGTGAGCATCACTGGCGCGACGAAGGCGCACGGCGAACTCTTCGCCAACGAGAAGCAGCTACGCGCCGAAGTGCTCGCGCAGATCGCGGCGATCAGCCATGACCGCTTGTGGCTCGAAAAGGTGAAAGTCGCGACGCAGCCGATCACGCGCGAACGCACCGCAGCGGATCTGGCCGATGGCGGCGACGCGCTCGCCGATCTTCACGCGCTTCTGATCGAAGCCGAATCCGATCCCGAATTCCTCGGCATGCTCAAAGACAGGCTCATCACGCTCGCGACGCAAGCGCCGAGCGACTTGCAGAAGTCCGTGCCCAAGCTCGACTACGTGCGCGATGGCGATCTTGCCAAGCTCGTGAGCGAAGCGCGCTCCGGCCTCATCGCGCAACTGGCGGACGCGGAGTAA
- the rsmA gene encoding 16S rRNA (adenine(1518)-N(6)/adenine(1519)-N(6))-dimethyltransferase RsmA, with product MSTRHQGHLARKRFGQNFLVDQGVIDSIVDAIGPQRGERMVEIGPGLAALTEPLIERLATPESPLHAVELDRDLIGRLEKRFGERLVVHSADALEFDFGTLALAGDKPSLRIVGNLPYNISSPLLFHLTTFAPKVIDQHFMLQDEVVERMIAEPASKEYGRLSVMLQYRYVMDKLIDVPPESFQPPPKVNSAIVRMIPFAPHELPAVNETVLSDVVKAAFAQRRKVLRNNLAAYRDKVDFDALGFDLARRAEEVPVAEFVALAQALERS from the coding sequence ATGTCCACACGACACCAGGGCCATCTGGCGCGCAAACGCTTCGGCCAGAACTTTCTCGTCGATCAGGGCGTGATCGATTCCATCGTCGACGCCATCGGGCCGCAGCGCGGCGAGCGCATGGTCGAGATCGGGCCGGGGCTCGCGGCGCTCACCGAGCCGTTGATCGAGCGCCTCGCCACGCCCGAGTCGCCGCTGCACGCCGTTGAACTTGACCGCGACCTGATCGGGCGGCTGGAAAAGCGCTTCGGCGAGCGGCTCGTCGTGCATTCGGCGGATGCGCTCGAATTCGACTTCGGCACGCTCGCGCTCGCGGGCGACAAGCCGTCGCTGCGTATCGTCGGCAATCTGCCGTACAACATTTCGAGTCCGCTGCTGTTCCATCTGACGACGTTCGCGCCGAAGGTCATCGACCAGCACTTCATGCTTCAGGACGAAGTGGTCGAGCGCATGATCGCCGAGCCCGCGAGCAAGGAATACGGGCGTTTGTCGGTGATGCTGCAATACCGCTACGTGATGGACAAGCTGATCGACGTGCCGCCCGAATCGTTCCAGCCGCCGCCGAAGGTCAATTCCGCGATCGTGCGCATGATTCCGTTCGCGCCGCATGAACTGCCGGCGGTCAACGAAACCGTGCTGAGCGATGTCGTCAAGGCCGCGTTCGCGCAGCGTCGCAAGGTCTTGCGCAACAATCTCGCGGCGTATCGCGACAAGGTCGATTTCGATGCGCTCGGCTTCGATCTCGCGCGTCGCGCCGAAGAAGTGCCGGTGGCGGAGTTCGTCGCGCTGGCGCAGGCTCTCGAGCGCAGTTGA
- the pdxA gene encoding 4-hydroxythreonine-4-phosphate dehydrogenase PdxA: MSTAAHPDRPLTVAITTGEPAGVGPELTAAALAQAQERWPSVRFVVLGDRALLEARSGAAWPSNGDLIEIEHHALAAPAEAGKLNAANGRYVLGLLDAAIDGAVAGRFDAIVTAPLQKSTINDAGVPFTGHTEYLAERTHTPRVVMMLAGSGERPLRVALATTHLPLKDVSAALSIDGIVETLRIIDHDLRAHFGLAAPRILVTGLNPHAGENGYLGREEIDVIAPALERARALGIDAPGPYPADTLFQPRYLKDADCVLAMFHDQGLPVLKYATFGEGINVTLGLPIIRTSVDHGTALDLAGTGRADPGSMIAAIDAAVTMARHKRSA, encoded by the coding sequence ATGAGCACCGCCGCGCATCCGGACAGGCCGCTTACCGTCGCCATCACGACCGGCGAACCGGCTGGCGTCGGTCCGGAACTGACGGCTGCGGCGCTCGCTCAGGCGCAAGAGCGTTGGCCGTCGGTGCGCTTTGTCGTGCTCGGCGACCGTGCGTTGCTCGAAGCGCGTTCGGGCGCTGCCTGGCCCTCGAACGGCGACCTCATCGAGATCGAACATCACGCGCTTGCCGCGCCCGCCGAAGCCGGCAAGCTGAACGCGGCAAACGGGCGCTACGTGCTCGGCCTGCTCGATGCCGCCATCGACGGCGCAGTGGCGGGCCGTTTCGATGCCATCGTCACCGCGCCGCTGCAAAAGAGCACGATCAACGATGCCGGCGTCCCCTTCACCGGCCACACCGAATATCTCGCGGAGCGCACGCACACGCCGCGCGTCGTGATGATGCTCGCGGGCAGCGGCGAGCGCCCGTTGCGCGTCGCGCTCGCGACCACGCATTTGCCGCTGAAGGACGTATCGGCTGCGTTGAGCATCGACGGCATCGTGGAGACGTTGCGCATCATCGACCATGATCTGCGCGCGCATTTCGGACTCGCCGCGCCGCGTATTCTCGTGACGGGTCTGAATCCGCACGCGGGCGAAAACGGCTATCTGGGCCGCGAGGAAATCGATGTGATCGCGCCCGCGCTCGAACGCGCCCGCGCGCTCGGCATCGACGCGCCGGGTCCGTATCCCGCCGACACGCTGTTCCAGCCGCGCTATCTGAAAGACGCCGACTGTGTGCTCGCCATGTTTCACGATCAGGGCCTGCCGGTGCTGAAATACGCGACGTTCGGCGAAGGCATCAACGTGACGCTCGGCCTGCCGATCATCCGCACCTCGGTCGATCACGGCACCGCGCTCGATCTCGCGGGCACGGGCCGCGCGGACCCCGGCAGCATGATCGCCGCCATCGACGCCGCCGTGACCATGGCGCGCCACAAACGCAGCGCCTGA
- a CDS encoding peptidylprolyl isomerase yields the protein MANMKLFRSTAIAAGALTAALMVSSPAGAQALSNPNVQVADSVVAVVNDGVITQRELEERTSLIVQRLKQQNAPVPPIEQMRRQVLDQMVLERIQLQKAKEDGIVIDDATVNRTLQRLAQQNQMTLDVYRSRIEAQGVPWATFVRDARTELTLSKLREKEVDSKITVSDGEVANYIASQRGPGARNASDLHLQHIMFKLASNAPDSEVATVQAKADAVLKQAQAGEDFAKLAKQNSQDTDASKGGDLGFRTPGTLPAGIVSAVSGLRPGQVVPTLLRTDGGFEIVKLVERRASEGTAADAPKLVQTHVRHILLRVSDGMSEASARQKLLDIKQQVAAGGDFANFARTYSQDGSASQGGDLGWISPGETVPEFERAMNNLQDGAVSDPVRSEYGYHLIQVLGRRDAEGTATQQLDIARQAIGQRKAEQAYSDWLRELRDTAYVQYKGIAAQEAQQ from the coding sequence GTGGCAAACATGAAACTGTTTCGATCGACGGCGATTGCCGCGGGCGCGCTGACAGCGGCGCTGATGGTGAGTTCGCCGGCCGGTGCGCAGGCGTTGTCGAACCCGAATGTGCAGGTGGCGGATTCCGTCGTCGCGGTGGTGAACGACGGCGTCATCACGCAACGCGAGCTGGAAGAGCGCACGAGCCTGATCGTGCAGCGGCTCAAGCAGCAGAACGCGCCTGTGCCGCCCATCGAACAGATGCGGCGTCAGGTGCTCGACCAGATGGTGCTCGAACGCATCCAGTTGCAGAAGGCGAAAGAGGACGGCATCGTGATCGACGACGCCACTGTCAACCGCACGCTGCAACGCCTCGCGCAGCAGAATCAGATGACGCTCGACGTCTACCGCTCGCGCATCGAGGCGCAAGGCGTGCCGTGGGCGACGTTCGTGCGCGACGCGCGCACCGAACTCACGCTCTCGAAGCTGCGCGAGAAGGAAGTCGACAGCAAGATCACCGTGTCGGACGGCGAAGTGGCGAACTACATCGCCAGCCAGCGCGGGCCGGGCGCGCGCAACGCGAGCGACCTGCATCTGCAGCACATCATGTTCAAGCTCGCGTCGAACGCGCCGGATTCGGAGGTCGCGACGGTGCAGGCCAAGGCCGACGCCGTGCTCAAGCAGGCGCAGGCCGGCGAAGACTTCGCGAAGCTGGCCAAGCAGAATTCGCAAGACACCGACGCCAGCAAGGGCGGCGACCTCGGCTTTCGCACGCCGGGCACGCTGCCGGCAGGCATCGTCTCGGCGGTGTCGGGGCTGCGTCCGGGCCAGGTTGTGCCGACGCTCCTGCGCACCGACGGCGGCTTCGAGATCGTGAAGCTGGTGGAACGTCGCGCGAGCGAAGGCACCGCAGCCGATGCGCCGAAGCTCGTGCAAACGCATGTGCGCCACATTCTGCTGCGCGTGTCGGACGGCATGTCGGAAGCGAGCGCGCGCCAGAAGCTGCTCGATATCAAGCAGCAAGTGGCCGCGGGCGGCGACTTCGCCAACTTCGCGCGCACGTACTCGCAGGACGGCTCGGCCTCGCAAGGCGGCGACCTCGGCTGGATCAGCCCCGGCGAAACCGTGCCCGAATTCGAGCGCGCCATGAACAACCTGCAGGACGGCGCGGTGAGCGACCCCGTGCGCAGCGAATACGGCTATCACCTGATTCAGGTGCTCGGCCGCCGCGATGCGGAAGGGACCGCCACGCAACAGCTCGACATCGCGCGTCAGGCAATCGGTCAGCGCAAGGCCGAGCAGGCGTACTCCGACTGGCTGCGCGAACTGCGCGACACGGCGTACGTGCAGTACAAGGGCATCGCTGCGCAAGAGGCGCAGCAGTAA